Genomic DNA from Trichoderma asperellum chromosome 5, complete sequence:
CATTCGTGACCAGGACAAAATGTTTTGCATTTTACCACTCGAAGCCATGTGGCTTCATTGTTTATGTCCAGTGGCTGCCAATCATCAAGCTTAAGCCTAGTCATTCCAGTTCCTCGTACAGAGTCCACCTATTAGACAGCAGAGACGCCCATCAACGATACGTAGTTGAGAACAAGAAGGCGTAAGAAACAAGCCACAATGGTACGCAACCCAAGCCCAACTTTCAAATGTGATTTTAAGGCGAAAAGAGTCAGTTCAATGAAGCACAGAGCCCGATACGCCTTGGAGAATACCTACGGATCAGCCTCAAACAGGGCAGCAGGCTGACACGCTGCTAGAAATTATAATCAGGCACCAACTGGAAAATGTGTGTGGAGACCCAGCAAAGTATTCCACTGATGTGTGCCTGAGCGCCTCGTAGATTTGACATTTTGTTTTTCAAGTCAAAATTTAATATGATGGTGTCACAATAAACTGGTTTCCCAATGCGCCAATCAGTAACTGCCTGGACTACGTGAGAATGGTCTGCAGGCTCATGTTATAGGTCAGCTTATGCTGGTTGTGCCCAATCACTCCCACCGCCTATCTAATCATCAACCACAGGGCTACGAATTATACACAAATTTTAATCGTCGTCAGCAGTGAAAAAAATTTCATTGCATCTTGCCCTACAAGTGTTATATGGGCCATGGTCGACAATATATTGTAATTGAGTATTggaagcaaagaagcataAGCCCGCTCTGTCTTACAAACATTGAAGCAATAATAAGCAGCCCCACCGCGAAATGCCAACGAGAGGCAGTGCTTCAACAagcccttcttttctctccaaatTCTTTTGGAGATTTACTTCATTATTGGCACGAAATTTGTAGATTTAGTGAAGTTTCACCCAAAAAAGCGTCACCTGGTAGAGGTCAAGTGAAACATTATCCAGGGGTCTGTCTGCTCTAATGAAGAGGCCTCACCTACCTCGCAGGCAGGGCGACGGAAACCCATACTCTGATAATGGCGATCATTCATCCCAGTAGCCATATAATAGAGTCCAGTTTCTCATAATAGACCGACAGTAAAAAAACCACTGTTCACACATTTTTCCTCCATAGAATCTCACGCAAGAAAAGCAATCATGGACAGCAAAAGTTACGCAAACAAAGGCTATAAAACGccggctagcagcagcaactccgCGGGTAGACAGCATGGGGAATCGTCATCCAGGTACGAGAGATGTCAAgtcaagaggagaaaagtgcaaagttattaatatcgTGTTACAGCTCTAAGAAGAATCCACAAAGCTACTCCCTGAACAGGTACTTGAACACTCCCGAGCGTCATGAAACATGGGACTGGGAACAGAAGGCCAAGCAGAGGAACGACAAAAACCACCGCCTCTAGATTATGATTTTGCACCCATGATTAAGTATGAGCCCCAGTCTATCATGCCATCGTATAATCATTTCAAAGCATCATCTGCCTATCGGAGAAGCTAATTCATCAATGCAGCTACAGTATACCACCAATACGCCTTTGAAGCAGAACCATTTCCGCATACCAGCTATTTAACACACATGAACCATCGCCTTTGCATCACATAGCCCTAATTCTCGCAATCATTAATATGACTGGATCACATATGATTGGCCCAACTTCCCATCTCTTTTCGTTTGAATATCCTCAAGCTTCACTTTTAAAATCAGCTCGTTGTAAGCCAAGCCAGTCCCACAGCTTCGTGTCTGCCTCCACTGGCGTAGGCATGCTTCCCCAATATTCCACCCCCAGGACAGAGTTCTCCGCAGACCATGACTTGTCCACTCCAAAGTATTTCTTGATGATCTGACTCTTGATAGGTTTTTGCGAAACTGTTTGCGGCATCTCTTCCCCAGGGCCAAGAATCTTGACCAGCACAGGGAGCATGTATTTCGGCAGTGACTCGTTCATATCTCTTCGGAGACGTGCGAGGTCAATTGTCTGCTCGGCATATCtgctctgcagctgctcttgCTCCGGGGTAAGACGAACGACGGCGGCGCATATTTCCTTGGCTTCGTTATCCGGCACACCCAAAACGCAGGCTTCAGTCACGTAGGGGAGAGCTGTAAGTGCAACCTCGACTTGGACGCTGGGTATTCGGTAGTGTCGGAACAAAATATCTAGAGAATACTAATCAGTATACTAGGCAACGCAATGGAAAGCACTTAGGTATGGGAGCAGTTGCGAGCAAAGACGTACAGTCGGTATTGGCACGGCCAGAGAAGATGTACTCGCCGTCCTTTAGTTCCGCAAAATCTCCCGTCTTGAAATACCCTTCGTCATCAAAAGcggcttttgttttttcttcatctccaataTAGCTTTGATAGCCCCATTAGTACAGTCCCAATTTCTTACAATCATACTGCTATTATCCAGACTTACTGCGTAAGCATGAATGGGCTCTTGACACAGATTTCTCCATGATCGCCATCCGCCAGCTTGACTTTGATGCCAGGAAATGCGACACCAATTGCATCCTACATACCGTCATGTTAGAATTTTCAGATGATCAATTGTAAAATGAGAATGAAAGCGAAATGAAATGGAAGAGTGAAAGGCATACCGATCGCTCTGTGCCATCAAGACACTTGAATGTTGCCAGGCCGCCAACCTCCGTTGAGCCGTAGACATTGTTAAACGGCAATCCAGTTCTGTTCTTCCAAAATTTCAACACAGACGGCGACACCATGGCACCGGCGCAATGAATGACACTGATATTCTTGAACGCTTTGAtatattcttcttgctcATCCTCGCTCCGTGCCTCTAACCACTCTTTCATCTCACGCAAGACGCCTGGTGTAAATCCCGTTCCAGTGATGTGGTGACTGCGCAAGACTTCCCAGATGCGCTCTACGCCGGCCCGCTCCTTGAGTATGTGAAGTTTCTTGCCGGTGAGCATGGGCTCGACTAGACTGATTGCGCCGCCAAGCCAATGAGGAGGTCGAAAGCAAACAGTCTGGCAGTTTGGGGGCGCGTCTGGCTGGAAGACCATGCAGATTCGAGGAAGGACAGCGCCCTTTGGTGGCCCAGTGGTGCCAGACGTGAAAATGACCAGACCAGGGCCGTGAGGGTCCATATTGAGCGTCTCATCAATGGTGATGTCAATTGCACCCACTGGTTCGGCGTCGCATGAGATGGGTATAGCAACAGGCCTGAAATCGGTCAAGTTGCCGGAAATGGCAGCAATTCGCTCGGCTTTCTCGAAGCAATCCTTCCCAGCTAGAATACAGAGTGATTCTGCGCTGTCGACAAAATATCGCGCCTCTTCCGGGAGAATACCAGAGCCTAGACATTATCATGTTGGTTAGATTGAACACATTCAAATGGTACAAAGAGCATGCTATGCCATGCTACCATGCTATGCGCAATATACGCACCAAATGGAATCGCTGCTCCCCCCAGCACTCGAGTCGCAAAGAAGGCAACGATAAACTCATAGCCGCTCCTTGTCAGCACCGCAACATACGGCGTCTCCTCTTTAAAGATGCCTCGTTCGCTAAACGCAGACGCCGGTAATTGCTGGCGCATGAGGTCGCGCATGCGCAAAATATCTGCTATGAGCTCCTCGAGCGTTTTCTCAAACCCGAATTGGTCATAGATGCAAGGCCCTTGGCCGGCGCATCTCTTGGCTGATCGAAGGAATTGCACCAGAAGTAAATCGTTGGGGAACTTGTCCCTTGCAGATCCGACCGCCATGGCTACGGTTgtggctgttgttgttgctgtcgATATACACCTAACCGGCTCTTTGCATAAATAACGGTTGGAGTAGCAGCAATGGTAATAGTGTACAGAAGGGTatcaagtatatatatatatgtgtgtgtactATTTCGTGCTTGTCGTGAATGAAAGTCGTATATACCGTACTTAATCAGtcatcaacaccaacaatGGTGCGTGAATTAGACGCTGGAAAACGCGCCAACAGCACTGACAGAAGCAAGAGACAACCTCTGGCTAAAACGCAGCATGGCGACTGGCCAATGCCTGGAATTTATCGTGCTCGacctcgtcctcatcgcgAGAGAATTTCAAGTCCGAATTCCAGCACATCATTCAAGCTCTCGCCCTCTTCCCACCCAACCCGCAAAGACGCCTGCGCCGAAAGAAACAGGGTCATCGGACTCGAGCACGGAGAGCGTCCGAAGGCCTGTTTGCTTGGCTTCATCCTTGCACCATGCAATGCAACCACGCTGCTCTGACAGGGTCTGGGAGCCGCCCGCGGCTCGAGCCCCAATTTCCGCAGCTCTAGCCAGGTGCGGCCGATCGTCGTTATCGACTCTCAAAGAAGCGTCTGCGTCACGGTAGCACAAATCCAACGCCATGGCCCCCGAGTGTCGGATGTCTCGTCCCTCGTGGGCCTATTGTCTGCTTCTCCGCACGTCTTGCGGCCGTGCTGTAGGGAGCCGGATCGGGGGAGCGTGTAAGCCTGGCTCGCGGCTTATACCAACGCCCGAGAGAATCAAAGCCAGTGGCACACAAGGGTGGAGAGGCGCGCATTTAACCACTAATTGTGGCGCCCGGCCGTGGATCGAATGCAGTAACGCGGCAGCCTCATTGTCCCCGCATGCTAGGACGGCGCACAAGCAGCGCGACGATGAGGCAAGACATCCGAAGCCCCTGTTGCATCGCGGCCGCGGAGGCCCAGCTGAGCGCCTCAAACGAGCCCCAGCCCACTTCCGATCTGCCAGCGCCGTGTTCTACGAGTATAAGCTAGCATAACGCCACCGGCGCTGCAGCCCATGGCACATGGACACGACAGGCCGACGCTTTATCTATTGCTTCATTCCGCATTAGAGCCTTCTGGAAAAGCCAGGCGCCCGGCATCGACCTGTGACCGCCATTCTGCATGCTCAAACGCCGCCTTGACCAGCTGAATGAGCATAACATCGCTTCCAGCCGGGCCCATGATGGAGCCGCTAAAGGGACGGCTCTCTGTCCTGTCGGTTACTCGCGAGTGATATGTCGTCTGTGCGACTGTTGTAGTAGTTGTTGGTTAGCCCATTGACATTAACTGATTCGGAGAAAAATGAAAGATGaaagggagaagaacaagtaaagggggggggggggggggggggggggatatgtcagcaaaggggggaaaaggaaGCTCACAAGGCACGATAAGATGTGGCAGTCCCAGAAGAGGAGCGAGTGTCCCAGGCCCAATGCCATCGATTCTGCTCGGTGTTCTAAGCTACATTAGCTGCATGCACTGAATCCTTCATGCAATTTGGATAATTGTCAACACACTGTGGTAAGTCGTCGCGGTAATGCACTGTATGATGAGACCCGAAAGGGAGGATCATGATGCTATCGGAGCCCCGGAGTGTCGACATGGCGTTCTCGGCGAACCACGTTTTAAAGACTTCAATGCGCTCGCGGTGACGCCTGTCGTCGTCTGCGGACTCGTTTTCGCCGACGCCCCTAGTCATGGTAATCCACTATTCAGCATATGCATCTTGGCTTGCTGCCCGTCTTATCAGACGAACTACTGGGCTGCAGGGCAGTTGTCTGACTCTGTCGAGGAGACATACCATCTGAAACGGGGAGTTGCTTCGACATATGGCGCACGCCCAAGTTTCTCTTTGTAGCTTCGGCGGAAATCCTCATATTGGTGATAGAAATCGGCGCAAAAGGAGCTGAAGGGAGCCTGAGTCATATTTAGTCATATTGCCGTAGGAGATAGTTGGCAGATATGCAATGTAGTACTCACCTGCCTCATGTATTCTTCAAGGCTCTGTCCATCGGCCTCGCTTGGCGGCTTGGAATCCCAAATCTCTGATAGGCTTACCTTGTCGGCTTGGATGCCAAGGAAATGCTCCAATGTAGCGACAAATTTGTCTGTAAGAGCCTGATTTCCCTCAAAAACGGAAGCAAAGTCCGAAGGATAAATGATCCGTCTGGGAAATGCGACGCTGTCATCCGTCATATTCGATGCCGCCTGCACAACTTTGAGTAAGTCTTTCAGGCTACGACTCGAGAAGCCAGCCGCAGCATAATTCCTGTATATACACATGAGTATAAAATTCATCACCATAACTCTTCgactattcttttttttttttttttttttttttgtcatttTATTTGACTTACTGGGAATCAACCTGCCATCCATCCAGAAGTATAGCACCGGCTGACGGTCGAATCGAGTACACGCCATGGACACGGGCTTGCTCACGGATGCCGTCAAAGCCTGGACAGTTAGCAGACTCCTTATTCTTGAAtctcaaaaagaaaatactctGGCTCCACTTACCATCTTGCGCAATAGCATATTCCATCCAGTCGTAGCCGCTCACGCTAGCCCCAGCACCGGCTGCGCTTCCACCTGGATCTTGATATCCATCACCCCTCGGGTTCCACGGAGCTTCGACATCGATCCATTCTCGGCCGGAATCAAACTGCGACGATTTAGTTTTGCCTACAATGATAGCACCCCTGTCAATGAGGCTCTCGATAAACTTTGCCGTCTCGGTTGCTTCAGTGTCGTGTAGCTCAGTCCAGGCTCGGCTCGACATGGTCGTGCGAACACCTTTCAAGGACGCCACATCGGTGATGGATATTCGGACTCCAGACAAGGGTTTGCGAATAGACGGTGCTGCATGGTAGAGGCGAGACGGTACGGCAATTGACTTGAACGAGCCATTGTCTGAGAGGGATGACAGCGCTTCATATCTGGATTCTCGTATTAGATCGCGTAGCCAACTGGTTGAGCACGAGACAGAGAGCATACATACCCATCATCAGTGCCATTTATGCTATTGGGGATTACTCCAAAGGTAAATGCATCCAAGACGTCGTCATAGAGTCTCCACGCCTGGTAAAGGTTCGGCCCATGAAGGAAATACGGGCCAGAAGGCAAATCTCGAAAGCCAGGCGCATCACCTTCAGCCCTGTCTTCAACCTCACTTCGCTGTAACCTGACCACAGTCCTGCTGCTACGGGGGACTATATTCTGAACGAGGCCGATGGTGTTGTCCTTCTCTGGCTTTTCTACCAGGATACCGCCAAAATCAGACTGAAAAACGTCATCTACGGCTGCAAATAGATCCAGAATGCCGTCTACATCGCTGTTGATCTCGCTGGTCGTGAGAAGTGTGACTGGAATAAGTGCATCAGGGTTGATTGTCTGTTCAATCGTGCCCTAAACAAGGTTGCCCAATGTTAGCATAAACAAGGTTTGCCCGAACCCTGAGCCAAGCTCTCGCAGCTTGCAATTGATGCGTCTCATCATACCAATTTTTGAGGATGCAGCAAATACTGAGAACCTGCAATGACGACGGTGAAGAGATTCTTCATTGTAAGGTTTGGTGCTGGTTCTGCGTTGCTCTTGGGCCACCAAAAGAAGTGAGGATAGGATAACTGGGGATCTGCCTTTAAAGCAAACCCCGCGGCCCCATCCGAGGTTTTTATCCCTCTTATCCCAATGATGACAACCGGGAGAAAACACGTTTCAGCTATGCTACGATGGCAGaaatggaaaaggaaaaggaaaagccaCAAGAACAGGAGACACGGGACAACCGTTTATTGAAACTCATTTCCTGCTGCTTTATATGCTGTGTCTTACTCTGGGCGCGGTGATTGGCTGGGAGCGCCCCAATCCCTGTCTGTAGGTCGCACATTTCCAGTTCGGATGCTACGCATAAGTAAATTGGAGGAATGACAACCTAGCCCATCTGATATCTGGGGCGCTGAAAATTCCAAGGCAAAAGCATACACGCAGCAGTTACCAATGACTAATGTAAAGCATGCGTGCATATCATTTACACACAATGGGGTCTGAATCATATGCATGCGGTGAGCACTGCAGTCAGTGGCCTCCCGATACGAGAACCATACATGTACTATAGCACACATTATATTACCTTGTACCGCTTATGTATCATACAAGTGCTGTATTCGTTGACTAAAAGCATTGACGCGTAGGTGCATGTCATTAACAAGGCGGTCACGATTGCCGTTTATTCGCTAATCATTTGTCATCTGCTAATACGCAAGCTCTCCTGTATGATTCACCAACAGCTTCTTCCCATCAACAATCTCCGACGAACGCTGCACAAGCTCATCAACAGACCAATTAGCGCTGACATATCGTCCATTCAAAAAGGCCGCTTCCTTGGTCGTCAGCCAGAGCGCGCATCCCGCAGCCAGTGCTGGCGTGTCCTTGGAGAACCGGGCCAGCCAAGGGGGGGTTATGTCCGTCATGATGGTCCCCGGATGAATACTGACGGCTCGCACATTGGGATTCTCCATTGTAATAAATTGAGACAGCTGCGTCAGGGCAAGTTTTGATAGAGAGTAGCTGGTCGATCCGGGCATGACGATGAAGCCCATTGCAGATGAGACATTGATAACGGTGGCCCTTTTCGTAGTGCCAACATGGTTGAGAAGCTCATGGACCATGAGGAGGGAACCCTTCAAATTAATTTCCTAGAGAGACATTAGCACTCGTAAAATCGACTTGCAATCTTTGCAGTGCTTACAAATCCCTCCCAAACGGCGGCTATCGACGCAGAGCGCAGCGGCTTGCCCTCATCATTAGCTCCCGCATTATTCACCAGCACATCAGCAGCGCCAAAAGCAGCCCGGACCTGCTCAAACACTGCCTTGACAGAGGTCTCACTCCGAACATCGCACGCAAGAGGCAAGAATTGAGTCTTTGGAAACTCCTTTGTCAACTCTTCAGCTGCCTCTTGCAACTGACCGAGGCTGCGGGCAACAAGCACAACTCCTTTAGCTCCAGCCGCAGCGAAGGAACGGGCAAATCCCTTGAATACAGAATTAGTGAGATACTCGCTTCCAGTTGATATATGGCTCTATACCTTTCTCCCTATGCCTTTGCTTGCACCAGTGACAATTACAACTTTTCCTTTCTGTGATAAGGCGGGATTTGATGGATCAATGGCTGGATATACGTCTCGGTAGACTTGTTTGGTGAAGGCTTGAGACGTGACAACATAGTCATCAGGAAGGCCTTGAAGCGGATCTGTAGCAGTCATATTGCAAGTTCTGAAGTGAATTTGTATAGTTTAGAATCGATTAGAATTGTTTGTTGTTTTTCACGTCAAAGGTGGCTCCGGACCTTATATACATGCGTTGTTCATCGAATATCGCCCCCCCATGACCACCTATTCGCAGGCAATTGCAACTGATGACAAACGCAACTCATCTCTTGAGCTCCgaattaatattttactttgcTTTTTACATCACAAATCAAAATAGCAATTTACCATCCGGGAGATGGTGGAACTTTGCGGCTTTATCATCGCAGAAGATTTTCCGCGAAGCCTTGCGGTCGTATAACCGCCTTGGTAAATTTACCGCAAAACCCCGAATAAGTCCGCCTAGGAGACTAAAGTCGGCTTCAGCTATCTCGGCTATCAGCGAAAACTTCGAATTGATGATAGTGGATGTATTTTAACAGTACATAGTCTCAACACTGCCATGATACTGAATTGCATCTATGATTTTAAAAGGATGATCCACAGACAGGGATATGTCGAAATAACATCAACCTAAGAAAAATGCTAAGGAAATAAGGCTCGCCTTACTCCATAAAATTGATGTATTAGCGACAGTACAGACTTGCGGTGAAAAGTCGAGTCTTGCAGGTTTCAATCTAATTACGAATGCTACGAAAAGAGGCTGCACCGCGGTTGAGTTAGCCATGACCACCAATAtggcattttcttctcctacTACCGCGCGACGATAGTTAAGGGCCAAGAacatacttttttttcttctcttttttcttttttttttttttttagactTATTGAACTCTTGCCCACTAATTCATGATACACACCATATGTGCTAATGAGGCTGCAATATGTGAGTGAAAATCGAATCCATCTTTTTCATTCTAGTCTTTCTAATTCTACTCTATTCCTAGATACACTCTATATCCTTCACAATTCTAATAGCTACACAGGAGGATGTCGAACAATCAGAGCGCTCTGCAGTCATGGAAAATTCATAGCACCGGAAGCTGGTTGACCATAGGATTGGCCGCATCGAAAGCCTCCTGTGCGATTGCCTTGGGAGGGTATATGACACATCCATTGATCCAGGCCTTGATCTCCTTTGCCGGTCCAGCAGACTTGACGACTTTTCGATCCCATCCATCGCATACGACAGCACCCCAGCCACCAAGATCCAGGCATGTCCCATACGAGGGCTGGAGGTAGGGCTGGCCGGGAAGTTTGAGAAGATCAGCAGCAACATTGTAACCACAAGAGCGGCCAAGAGGGATAGCATGCTGGCACGACATCATTGTACGGTTACCCTTATCGTCTGTCTGGGCGCAAGCTGCATCGCCGGTGGCAAACACGTCAGGAGTTGATGGAACACGAAGGTCGCAGTCGACAATCAACCTTCCTCGGTCATCCGTCTCGCCAGGAATCTGCTTCGTCAACGGCGTAGCCTCCACTCCAGCGGTCCAAACAACGGTTCGGGCGTCAATGCGCTCTCCAGAAGCGGTAACGACACCGTTGGCATCAATCGAGGCAACGGCAGTGCCCAGCTTAGTTTCGACTTCGAGATCACCAAGAGCCTGGGTGATAACCGGGCGAGGGTTCTCTCCCAAGTCGGGTCCAATTACATCTGACTTCTCAATAACAACGACCCTCACCTTCTCCGCCATGCCCAGAATAGCCCGTAAGCGCCGAGGCAGCTCCGCGGCAAGCTCGATACCAGTGAATCCGCCGCCACACACAACAACAGTATTGCGTTCCGGACTGGAGGGCAGAGATGCCAGGCGTTTAAGATGAGCCTCCAAGTCGGCGGCATCGGCGATATTATCGATGCTAAACGCGTGCTCCCTAAGACCAGAGATGTTTGGCTTCACTAGACGACTGCCAGCAGCCAAAACCAGTCTGTCATATGAAAGGTTCGAGCGTTCGCCCGTAGGACTGACCACCTCCACTTGCCTATCCTTAGTCCGGATCACGTCAACAACTCCTCGAGTGAAACGGACACCGGTAGCGTTCAAAAGTTCTTCCAGGGGCGCGGACATGCCAGCGGCGTTGGCCTCGTATAGACGCGGCTTAGTCACGAGCTTAGGCTCAGGGGCAACGATGACAACGTCGATGCCATTGCCAACGCGGTCCTTGTTCTGCTCGATGAGTCTCCTGGCGGATAATGCGCTGTAGAGGCCGGAGAAACCAGAACCAACGATGACAATTTTTTGAGACATTTTTTTGAGTATATGACAAATGAGTGAGCTAGAAGGCTGTATACAAATCGATGAGTTGATGTAGTTTGATTTTATTCATAGAGTAGTTTTCGACAGAAAGCTCCAGCCAAGtctctttttataaagaattgCTATCACACTGCAGCCTGCCAcgggagagagagacgatTTCAAACGTATCCCGAAACATTTCAATACACGAAGAATTGCGCAATTGAAAAGCCTTTGCCATTCTGACGTCTGTAGTCTCCCAAGCTAAACGGATACCCGAGCTGGTGGCCATTGTTGTACTATGGGCCCAGCCAAACAACCAGATTAGTTCATAGCCGCTTTGTCAGTTTAGAGAGGACCCATTACGCAGTTTAGCTTCCGGGAGGAGTTGGCTTCAGGAACAGGTAATGTCAAGCGCTCGCTCGTGCGGCGGTATGTGATTATATGGCTATTTATGAGTGTCTTGtttttctcgctctctcAACAAGTCATGACTTATTTAGAGTGGCCTGTTTAGGTAGTATTAGTCATTGGGTAATTTAGCAAGGCTTTGCAACGTCGGAACCCGGCCCCCGAGCACCTGAACGACTGTTCGTGGAATGTGAATTCC
This window encodes:
- a CDS encoding uncharacterized protein (EggNog:ENOG41), translated to MLSVSCSTSWLRDLIRESRYEALSSLSDNGSFKSIAVPSRLYHAAPSIRKPLSGVRISITDVASLKGVRTTMSSRAWTELHDTEATETAKFIESLIDRGAIIVGKTKSSQFDSGREWIDVEAPWNPRGDGYQDPGGSAAGAGASVSGYDWMEYAIAQDGFDGIREQARVHGVYSIRPSAGAILLDGWQVDSQNYAAAGFSSRSLKDLLKVVQAASNMTDDSVAFPRRIIYPSDFASVFEGNQALTDKFVATLEHFLGIQADKVSLSEIWDSKPPSEADGQSLEEYMRQAPFSSFCADFYHQYEDFRRSYKEKLGRAPYVEATPRFRWGVGENESADDDRRHRERIEVFKTWFAENAMSTLRGSDSIMILPFGSHHTVHYRDDLPQTPSRIDGIGPGTLAPLLGLPHLIVPFAQTTYHSRVTDRTESRPFSGSIMGPAGSDVMLIQLVKAAFEHAEWRSQVDAGRLAFPEGSNAE
- a CDS encoding uncharacterized protein (EggNog:ENOG41) produces the protein MSQKIVIVGSGFSGLYSALSARRLIEQNKDRVGNGIDVVIVAPEPKLVTKPRLYEANAAGMSAPLEELLNATGVRFTRGVVDVIRTKDRQVEVVSPTGERSNLSYDRLVLAAGSRLVKPNISGLREHAFSIDNIADAADLEAHLKRLASLPSSPERNTVVVCGGGFTGIELAAELPRRLRAILGMAEKVRVVVIEKSDVIGPDLGENPRPVITQALGDLEVETKLGTAVASIDANGVVTASGERIDARTVVWTAGVEATPLTKQIPGETDDRGRLIVDCDLRVPSTPDVFATGDAACAQTDDKGNRTMMSCQHAIPLGRSCGYNVAADLLKLPGQPYLQPSYGTCLDLGGWGAVVCDGWDRKVVKSAGPAKEIKAWINGCVIYPPKAIAQEAFDAANPMVNQLPVL
- a CDS encoding uncharacterized protein (EggNog:ENOG41); protein product: MTATDPLQGLPDDYVVTSQAFTKQVYRDVYPAIDPSNPALSQKGKVVIVTGASKGIGRKGFARSFAAAGAKGVVLVARSLGQLQEAAEELTKEFPKTQFLPLACDVRSETSVKAVFEQVRAAFGAADVLVNNAGANDEGKPLRSASIAAVWEGFEINLKGSLLMVHELLNHVGTTKRATVINVSSAMGFIVMPGSTSYSLSKLALTQLSQFITMENPNVRAVSIHPGTIMTDITPPWLARFSKDTPALAAGCALWLTTKEAAFLNGRYVSANWSVDELVQRSSEIVDGKKLLVNHTGELAY